From a region of the Mesomycoplasma ovipneumoniae ATCC 29419 genome:
- a CDS encoding P110/LppT family adhesin N-terminal domain yields MKKLKLNHIIFAIIGVSAVVSISASVPYLVSLQSKNYNSKLSEFDEKLANATNLNVNSEFNTTEFDSLVANLKLKSKFAKKLSASDALNLHFDKAYNFDLNNAIDFSQISQKYPDFNFRLVVPRSQSEVKIESNKIKNLAVNISNSSKSINYTASFDLDFSDQDKTLNFSAENLNASISLLNQKFLEGKTATEIAILFYNEFKENFEKTKNSSSALFATFSKFGGISFNINSEPVFVFPSNFEIKPELQQEKLIFTNIDDVNNKIDLALSLFDKKTQKSSKLTLNFVDVPKKTDQKKSSELLKIFKKNYKFNSTISKHLAQNKLSVSEYFAQNPQNLNLEQFNSWFTLNSSENSTENTAENKTFLEEIKDLIPNFSPKSVAFSVKENKNNPKNSNIVNVGINIEGNFTEETLLPLGLKLGENNTYTFNFELEFDANEEIYGAYFKNAIESFDQQGSENIDNLTFEIKKDLPITVFASTIDDKIQPFLNKPYDIKNITTQLTPFFDALNFFATKSNKINKTPIVSSADKGAEQTTEQSTEGSEASTPVDTNAGALATLFQDPPSSPPASPNPDPTPPSSPDTAQTPPALAPDTTTPSSQQFLGDYLRKLLENLEKSDLPEGTSIYFSRDHQDETYEIDLKIKTPNGVERNLTIELDNVNEENKLYKSFSDTVKTHLFLDWKTNIETEEQSLEDGQKQQVVKSISAVNNPNFRFKANEAPSKISKEKVHVDEQEQGIYLAEGGISLENDSNSDTGLKLEDGTSLLYAFKPKKLPKIDFFQYFLLKTGEEDNDFNLVIEKELFVQGVFKIGAEFSKPKPKQPNHISFDINKAGFQRTYNGEFKFTPKFENGENKSTLEIIPKNPLSSLQDFLNNSRSTIILRVDIEKKDSKSVMKMKFYSSESDDAKKPIFTWELEIPKDAKLNFKKGFTFGTTKSENQKSLNEKERSETGITFKGFVLFNTPQSEEEYNKLFEKFRSEYL; encoded by the coding sequence ATGAAAAAGCTTAAATTAAATCATATAATTTTTGCAATTATTGGAGTTAGCGCCGTCGTTAGTATTTCTGCCAGTGTTCCGTATTTAGTCTCCTTACAGTCAAAAAATTACAATTCAAAATTATCCGAATTTGACGAAAAACTAGCTAATGCTACAAATTTAAATGTTAATTCAGAGTTTAACACGACTGAATTTGACAGTTTAGTTGCTAATTTAAAACTTAAGTCAAAATTTGCTAAAAAATTAAGTGCTTCTGATGCACTAAATTTGCATTTTGATAAGGCATACAATTTTGACTTAAATAATGCAATTGACTTTAGTCAAATTAGTCAGAAATATCCAGATTTCAATTTCAGATTGGTTGTTCCTAGAAGTCAATCTGAAGTAAAAATTGAGTCAAATAAAATAAAAAATCTTGCTGTTAATATTTCAAATTCAAGTAAAAGTATAAATTATACAGCAAGTTTTGATTTAGATTTTTCGGATCAAGACAAAACCTTGAATTTTTCAGCTGAGAATTTGAACGCATCAATTAGTCTTCTAAATCAAAAATTTTTAGAAGGAAAAACCGCAACCGAAATTGCTATTTTGTTTTATAATGAATTTAAGGAAAATTTTGAAAAAACAAAAAATTCAAGTTCAGCACTATTTGCAACATTTTCTAAATTTGGCGGAATTTCATTCAACATAAATTCTGAACCGGTTTTTGTTTTTCCTTCCAATTTTGAAATAAAACCTGAATTGCAACAAGAAAAATTAATTTTTACAAATATTGATGACGTTAATAACAAAATTGACTTAGCATTAAGCTTATTTGATAAAAAAACACAAAAAAGTAGCAAATTAACACTTAATTTTGTTGATGTACCTAAAAAGACTGACCAAAAAAAATCTTCTGAATTATTAAAAATTTTCAAGAAAAATTATAAATTTAACTCAACTATTTCGAAACATTTAGCACAAAACAAGCTTAGTGTATCAGAATATTTTGCCCAAAATCCTCAAAATTTAAATCTTGAGCAGTTTAATTCTTGATTTACTTTAAATTCAAGTGAAAATTCAACTGAAAACACTGCTGAAAATAAAACATTTCTAGAAGAAATTAAAGATTTAATCCCTAATTTTAGCCCAAAAAGTGTGGCTTTTTCAGTAAAAGAAAACAAAAATAATCCTAAAAATTCTAATATTGTCAATGTTGGAATAAATATTGAAGGTAATTTTACTGAAGAAACATTACTTCCTTTAGGTCTAAAACTTGGCGAAAATAATACTTATACTTTCAATTTTGAACTAGAATTTGATGCAAACGAAGAAATTTATGGCGCATATTTTAAAAATGCAATTGAGAGCTTTGATCAACAAGGATCAGAAAATATTGACAATTTAACCTTTGAAATCAAGAAAGACTTGCCAATTACAGTTTTTGCTTCAACAATTGATGATAAAATCCAACCTTTTTTAAATAAACCTTACGATATAAAAAATATAACAACACAACTAACTCCTTTTTTCGATGCTCTTAATTTTTTTGCAACAAAAAGTAATAAAATTAATAAAACTCCAATAGTTTCAAGTGCTGATAAGGGTGCCGAACAGACTACTGAGCAGAGCACTGAAGGTTCAGAAGCTTCTACACCTGTTGATACAAATGCTGGCGCTTTAGCTACCTTATTCCAAGATCCGCCATCAAGCCCACCCGCTTCTCCAAACCCAGATCCAACCCCTCCTTCAAGTCCAGATACAGCTCAAACTCCCCCAGCTCTAGCTCCAGATACAACCACCCCTTCAAGTCAGCAATTTTTAGGAGATTACCTAAGAAAACTCCTTGAAAATCTTGAAAAATCTGATTTGCCTGAAGGCACTTCCATTTATTTTTCTAGAGATCATCAAGATGAGACCTATGAAATTGATCTTAAAATTAAAACCCCTAATGGAGTTGAGAGAAATTTAACAATTGAACTTGATAATGTAAATGAAGAAAATAAACTTTATAAATCTTTTTCTGATACTGTCAAAACTCACCTATTTTTAGATTGAAAAACTAATATTGAAACAGAAGAACAATCTTTAGAAGACGGTCAAAAACAACAAGTTGTAAAATCAATTTCAGCTGTCAATAATCCGAATTTTAGATTTAAAGCAAATGAAGCACCTTCAAAAATATCAAAAGAAAAAGTCCATGTTGATGAACAAGAACAAGGTATTTATCTAGCTGAAGGTGGAATTTCCTTGGAGAATGATTCAAACAGCGACACTGGTCTAAAATTAGAAGACGGCACTTCTTTGCTTTACGCTTTTAAACCGAAAAAATTGCCCAAAATAGATTTCTTCCAATATTTTTTACTAAAAACAGGCGAAGAAGACAATGATTTTAACTTAGTTATTGAAAAGGAATTATTTGTCCAAGGTGTTTTTAAAATTGGTGCTGAATTTTCTAAACCTAAACCTAAGCAGCCTAATCATATAAGCTTTGATATCAATAAAGCAGGATTTCAAAGAACATATAATGGTGAATTTAAATTTACACCTAAATTTGAAAATGGAGAAAATAAGTCAACCCTAGAAATCATACCAAAAAATCCTCTTTCATCTCTTCAAGATTTTCTTAATAATTCTAGATCCACTATTATTTTACGTGTAGATATTGAAAAAAAAGATAGCAAATCAGTTATGAAAATGAAGTTTTATTCTAGCGAATCTGACGATGCTAAAAAACCGATTTTCACCTGAGAACTCGAAATACCAAAAGATGCAAAATTAAATTTTAAAAAAGGTTTTACTTTTGGTACCACTAAATCAGAAAATCAGAAGAGCCTCAACGAAAAGGAAAGATCTGAAACCGGAATCACCTTTAAAGGTTTTGTTTTATTTAACACACCTCAATCTGAAGAAGAATATAATAAACTTTTTGAAAAATTTAGATCCGAATATCTCTAA
- a CDS encoding P97 family adhesin, with the protein MTKSTITKKLLTKKNIFLLGLSTIAGGVIIATPLLVFANLELKNPRIDVQNQAKSISFISIKDKYLNANSDYLDLKKKLLNDDNTKKTDIDLTDFFDFYQTNNSSIPVNFSTDHNWKPFKLEIFDIKPDDNEQTFEVFWRVSQKLDDNKTAISDLFKQKVAYNYVPDYSLSNFSTYSEDQLKKLRPYTDSEVNFSFKKELTKLISVEDFQKEVNSAKNDAEAREIINKYFNLDETISEIFSNKSFYFESDSGIKKPRYDINLVKDQIITDRYLVKTATPGVYKLTFVAQFSFDFSKEIAADINKDSKFFLTTQLNLSNSFLDKSISDDIVLSEFSDSDYFAIDNFSQNNSTLITGWDFLNYYNNEIFATKEKRADFLNSLIEKIVKTPLISKIRFQNKLENLNFNQISKFLDLQIKLDTEQVNLDFKDNSVVAQINGDIVVKDKRNDKIVATKKFSQSIKNFEILAQNDPDFAASVNKSSLTIEPKVQEFVRKENQQGIPKEELLVLIQSNNFDKLKKVLQNSRYYGFRFDESQLKSMVDSYNLPTVEDLIKNSNLDDAASKGITSISSNYFNSDEKISQFLSFLSKQDISFVAKYWFDYLKHFGLIKSETNWPENSDSNELFKKLSEIEIKPTKQPRGQIGEEEAELKVWLFSFNYGFLNTDKPLENAFYINNELKNTLNLMKTNSSFSPEYFIKQIELHAKQISNADFAQLDNKNNIENLTDFLAAFYSLTYLKQMNQKLFTGNFGEDFNYKIQFSLEPNLTNVDALEKPNDEKLKVKYWYNIGPIDKNGDLVSVIYQTKKAEIELKINPENKLLSDEVDKLDEIASTFSPNSQIVILSKQDLEDLKSQINLAISTKEGEPVSVDKQVEKLPFSSYLTFQHKDLGFYAIKKAKENQTTDTTSQTTNTDITGVLEKIPNTGSRVQYNLFLYLYDKNNPKILSSQPIRVIILEHTSSLLLKK; encoded by the coding sequence GTGACGAAAAGTACAATCACTAAAAAACTACTAACTAAAAAAAATATTTTTCTTTTAGGGCTAAGTACTATTGCTGGTGGAGTAATTATTGCCACTCCGCTACTCGTTTTTGCAAATTTAGAACTAAAAAACCCCCGAATTGACGTGCAAAACCAAGCAAAATCAATTTCTTTTATTAGTATAAAGGATAAATATTTAAATGCTAATTCAGACTATTTAGATTTAAAAAAGAAACTTTTGAACGACGATAACACCAAAAAAACTGACATTGATTTAACAGATTTTTTTGATTTTTACCAGACCAATAACTCTAGCATTCCCGTTAATTTTTCAACCGATCATAATTGAAAACCTTTCAAATTGGAAATTTTTGATATCAAACCTGACGATAATGAGCAAACATTCGAGGTTTTTTGGCGAGTTTCACAAAAATTAGATGACAATAAAACAGCAATTTCTGACTTATTTAAACAAAAAGTTGCTTATAATTATGTCCCAGATTATTCACTTTCTAATTTTTCAACTTATTCAGAAGACCAACTCAAGAAATTAAGACCTTACACAGATAGTGAGGTTAATTTTTCATTTAAAAAAGAATTGACAAAGCTAATTTCAGTTGAAGATTTTCAAAAAGAAGTTAATAGCGCAAAAAATGACGCCGAGGCTAGAGAAATTATTAACAAATATTTCAACCTGGATGAAACAATTTCAGAAATTTTTAGCAATAAAAGCTTTTACTTTGAATCTGACAGTGGTATTAAAAAACCTCGCTATGATATAAATTTGGTAAAAGATCAAATTATAACTGATCGATATTTAGTAAAAACAGCAACGCCTGGGGTTTATAAATTGACCTTTGTTGCCCAGTTTTCTTTTGATTTTTCAAAAGAAATTGCAGCTGATATCAACAAGGATTCCAAATTTTTCCTTACAACTCAGCTCAATTTAAGTAATTCTTTCCTTGATAAGTCAATTAGTGATGATATTGTTTTAAGTGAATTTTCTGACAGTGATTATTTTGCAATAGATAATTTCAGTCAAAATAATTCAACTTTAATTACAGGGTGAGATTTTCTAAATTATTATAATAATGAAATTTTTGCAACCAAAGAAAAGCGCGCTGATTTTCTTAATTCACTTATTGAAAAAATTGTAAAAACACCGCTGATATCAAAAATTAGATTCCAAAATAAACTAGAAAATTTAAATTTTAACCAAATTTCAAAATTTTTAGATCTTCAAATAAAACTAGATACTGAACAAGTTAATTTAGATTTTAAAGATAACAGTGTTGTTGCACAAATTAATGGCGATATTGTTGTAAAAGATAAGAGAAACGATAAAATTGTTGCTACAAAAAAATTTTCACAAAGTATTAAAAATTTTGAAATATTAGCTCAAAATGATCCTGATTTTGCAGCTTCAGTTAATAAAAGCAGTTTGACTATTGAACCAAAAGTCCAAGAATTTGTTAGAAAAGAAAATCAACAAGGAATTCCAAAAGAGGAATTATTAGTGCTAATTCAGTCAAATAATTTCGATAAATTAAAAAAAGTTCTTCAAAATTCCCGTTATTATGGCTTTAGATTTGACGAAAGCCAATTAAAATCAATGGTTGATAGTTATAATTTGCCAACCGTTGAAGATTTAATTAAAAACTCAAATCTTGATGATGCAGCCTCTAAAGGTATAACATCAATTTCTTCTAATTATTTTAATAGTGATGAGAAAATTTCACAATTTTTGTCATTTTTATCAAAACAAGACATTAGTTTTGTCGCAAAATATTGATTTGATTATCTTAAACATTTTGGATTAATAAAATCTGAAACAAACTGGCCAGAAAATTCTGACAGTAATGAATTATTTAAAAAATTAAGTGAAATTGAAATTAAACCTACAAAGCAACCACGCGGTCAAATTGGTGAAGAAGAAGCTGAGTTAAAAGTTTGACTTTTTTCATTTAATTATGGTTTTTTAAATACTGATAAACCTCTTGAAAATGCTTTTTATATTAATAATGAGCTTAAAAATACTCTTAATTTAATGAAAACAAATTCATCTTTTAGTCCTGAATATTTTATAAAACAGATCGAATTACACGCAAAACAAATCAGTAACGCTGATTTTGCTCAGCTAGACAATAAAAATAATATTGAAAATCTCACCGATTTTCTCGCTGCTTTTTATTCATTAACCTATTTAAAACAAATGAATCAAAAACTTTTTACTGGTAATTTTGGTGAGGATTTTAATTACAAAATTCAGTTTAGCCTGGAACCTAATTTAACAAATGTCGATGCTTTAGAAAAGCCAAATGATGAAAAATTAAAAGTAAAATATTGATATAATATCGGTCCAATTGACAAAAACGGCGATTTAGTTAGCGTTATTTATCAAACAAAAAAAGCAGAAATTGAACTAAAAATCAACCCTGAAAATAAACTTTTGAGTGATGAAGTTGATAAATTAGATGAAATAGCCTCAACTTTTTCACCAAATTCACAAATAGTTATCTTAAGCAAACAAGACCTTGAGGATTTAAAATCTCAAATCAATCTCGCTATCTCAACAAAGGAAGGTGAGCCAGTATCTGTTGATAAGCAAGTCGAAAAACTACCTTTTAGTAGTTATTTAACCTTTCAACACAAAGATTTAGGCTTTTATGCAATAAAAAAAGCTAAAGAAAATCAAACAACAGACACAACATCACAAACTACCAACACTGACATTACCGGCGTACTTGAGAAAATTCCTAACACTGGAAGTCGGGTTCAATATAATTTATTTTTATATCTTTATGATAAAAATAATCCTAAAATTCTCTCAAGTCAACCTATCCGCGTGATTATCTTGGAGCATACAAGTTCTCTATTATTAAAAAAGTAA